A genome region from Baekduia alba includes the following:
- a CDS encoding HD-GYP domain-containing protein translates to MPGKGTTTDVSVLQERLATVERSAAEKEQQLERYAADLRETFKRERERRHELRRSYMATVRALCNAVEARDAYTGKHAERVAAYGMEIAKVLDAPFSEDPEVEFGFLLHDVGKVAVPDSILWKPEPLTPEERTLMERHPLVGWEILREIEFLGEAKLVVRHHHERWDGAGYPDGLAGELIPLSARVFAVADVLDALTTVRPYRAPSEIVEARAMIRECSGTQFDPEVVDAFLEITPERLARIQVEVGDA, encoded by the coding sequence ATGCCTGGCAAGGGGACCACCACCGACGTCTCGGTGCTGCAAGAACGGCTGGCGACGGTCGAGCGATCGGCGGCCGAGAAGGAGCAGCAGCTCGAGCGCTACGCGGCCGATCTGCGCGAGACGTTCAAGCGCGAGCGCGAGCGCCGCCACGAGCTGCGCCGGTCCTACATGGCCACGGTGCGGGCGCTGTGCAACGCCGTCGAGGCGCGCGACGCCTACACCGGCAAGCACGCCGAGCGGGTCGCCGCCTACGGCATGGAGATCGCGAAGGTGCTCGACGCGCCGTTCAGCGAGGACCCCGAGGTCGAGTTCGGGTTCCTGCTGCACGACGTCGGCAAGGTCGCGGTCCCGGACTCGATCCTCTGGAAGCCGGAGCCGCTGACGCCCGAGGAGCGCACGCTGATGGAGCGCCATCCGCTCGTCGGGTGGGAGATCCTGCGCGAGATCGAATTCCTCGGCGAGGCAAAGCTCGTCGTCCGCCACCACCACGAGCGCTGGGACGGCGCCGGGTACCCGGACGGCCTGGCGGGCGAGCTGATCCCGCTGAGCGCGCGCGTGTTCGCGGTGGCCGACGTCCTCGACGCCCTGACGACGGTGCGCCCGTATCGGGCGCCGTCGGAGATCGTCGAGGCGCGCGCCATGATCCGGGAGTGCTCCGGCACGCAGTTCGACCCCGAGGTGGTCGACGCGTTCCTCGAGATCACGCCCGAGCGCCTGGCGCGCATCCAGGTCGAGGTCGGCGATGCGTAG
- a CDS encoding TetR/AcrR family transcriptional regulator, which yields MASRAAAAQVTRTRLIDAAIERFAADGLGASFDAVAADVGVTKGALYHHFGSKEGLVEAVYKEAIRRHAERVVAASAAGDGRARLLALVDASARLYASGTPFYRVLGSLHVAAAADRPALADIARRMQGNQREFMIDLVRQGQRDGSIDATLDAEAVGLTVNAALAGFLTQQLEPPAQQRRWVAKFRSLLEDLL from the coding sequence ATGGCAAGTCGGGCCGCAGCCGCGCAGGTCACGCGCACCCGCCTCATCGACGCCGCGATCGAGCGCTTCGCGGCCGACGGGCTGGGCGCCTCGTTCGACGCCGTGGCCGCCGACGTGGGCGTGACCAAGGGCGCGCTGTACCACCACTTCGGCTCCAAGGAGGGGCTGGTGGAGGCCGTCTACAAGGAGGCGATCCGCCGCCACGCCGAGCGCGTCGTGGCGGCGTCGGCCGCCGGCGACGGGCGCGCGCGGCTGCTCGCGCTGGTCGACGCCAGCGCGCGGCTCTACGCGTCCGGCACGCCGTTCTACCGCGTGCTCGGCTCGCTGCACGTCGCCGCCGCGGCCGACCGCCCGGCGCTCGCCGACATCGCCCGGCGCATGCAGGGCAACCAGCGCGAGTTCATGATCGACCTCGTGCGCCAGGGTCAGCGCGACGGCTCGATCGACGCGACGCTCGACGCCGAGGCCGTCGGGCTCACCGTCAACGCCGCGTTGGCCGGCTTCCTGACCCAGCAGCTCGAGCCGCCGGCGCAGCAGCGCCGGTGGGTCGCCAAGTTCCGATCCCTGTTGGAGGACCTGTTGTGA
- a CDS encoding hybrid sensor histidine kinase/response regulator, which translates to MRRLSIARSVQLALLGLTIALTAIAGFGVGALYSSRQHYEDQLARAFEVKASSGKLLAASVVEEATLRAGGGGDVDANAEARAKAAYTQALADTRRRAADDEESLKLVDAAGAAQARLRQPDAPAGAALAARAPINALSRRQDVRLAKADDAARDDSRQALASITAAGGLALAGAIALVALLLAGVRRPLESLVDASAKLAGGDLSARVNDQTGPDELRQLGTSFNAMATDLEEANERLEAERRRLAVTVRSLGDGLLIVDDEGLVASANPRALRLAPELEVGHPPERGGVVLPTVDEAVGVEILLEHEGRTLAVTAARLEEHGDGGGVVWTLRDATERARLERLKSEFVATASHELRSPLTSIKGFVELLRAGDSLDDRQREFLDIVLVSTNRLVDLVNDLLDVARLEAGRVEVHRRPVDVGEVLDDVVTLLRGRITTKDQDVNVDVAADTPRVLADATRLRQMLTNLVTNAHLYTDDGGTLTLRAGAHGASGVRIEVADTGRGMTPAELEHVFERFSRGAGSTGTPGTGLGLSIVKSLVDLHGGTIDVASTPGEGTTFAITLPAAPQPGVVTRPSDALRGRRVLVMDDEPETARLIAERLEPFGVECEIVHDGATALERLRAEDFDAMTLDVLMPGVSGFEVLRELRADPRLAELPVVVVSVFSGREALSGEWVISKPIDAEELADALGSAVMAGRVRVLAVGRPDVRSNLRRTLDELAIEHEWASTPLEAARLCASRRFEVALVDAGLPDVEAAIAGLDLRGRRLRRSVVVVSADGDGVPGLARLDAEPIPVEEAGAAVLALLQPTAAADL; encoded by the coding sequence GTGCGCCGGCTTTCCATCGCGCGCTCGGTCCAACTGGCGCTCTTGGGGTTGACGATCGCTCTCACGGCGATCGCGGGTTTCGGCGTGGGCGCGCTGTACTCCTCCCGCCAGCACTACGAAGACCAGCTCGCCCGCGCGTTCGAGGTCAAGGCGTCGTCCGGGAAGCTGCTCGCGGCGTCCGTCGTCGAGGAGGCCACGCTGCGCGCCGGGGGCGGCGGCGACGTCGACGCCAACGCCGAGGCGCGCGCGAAGGCCGCCTACACCCAGGCGCTGGCCGACACGCGCCGGCGCGCCGCCGACGACGAGGAGTCGCTCAAGCTCGTCGACGCCGCCGGCGCCGCGCAGGCGCGCCTGCGGCAGCCCGACGCCCCGGCCGGCGCCGCCCTGGCCGCGCGCGCGCCGATCAACGCGCTCTCCCGGCGCCAGGACGTGCGCCTGGCCAAGGCCGACGACGCCGCGCGCGACGACTCGCGCCAGGCGCTGGCGTCGATCACCGCGGCCGGTGGCCTCGCGCTGGCGGGGGCGATCGCGCTCGTCGCGCTGCTGCTCGCCGGCGTCCGCCGGCCGCTGGAGTCGCTGGTCGACGCGAGCGCGAAGCTCGCGGGCGGCGACCTCAGCGCGCGCGTCAACGACCAGACCGGCCCGGACGAGCTGCGCCAGCTCGGCACGTCGTTCAACGCGATGGCGACCGACCTCGAGGAGGCCAACGAGCGTCTGGAGGCGGAGCGCCGGCGCCTCGCCGTCACGGTCCGCTCGCTCGGCGACGGCCTGCTGATCGTCGACGACGAAGGCCTCGTCGCGTCCGCGAACCCGCGCGCGCTGCGCCTCGCGCCCGAGCTCGAGGTCGGCCATCCGCCCGAGCGCGGCGGCGTCGTGCTGCCGACGGTCGACGAGGCGGTCGGCGTCGAGATCCTGCTCGAGCACGAGGGTCGCACGCTCGCGGTCACCGCCGCGCGCCTGGAGGAGCACGGCGACGGCGGCGGCGTGGTCTGGACGCTGCGCGACGCGACCGAGCGCGCGCGGCTGGAGCGCCTGAAGAGCGAGTTCGTCGCGACCGCCTCGCACGAGCTGCGCTCGCCGCTGACCTCCATCAAGGGCTTCGTCGAGCTGCTGCGCGCGGGCGACAGCCTGGACGACCGCCAGCGCGAGTTCCTGGACATCGTCCTGGTCTCCACCAACCGCCTGGTCGACCTCGTCAACGACCTGCTCGACGTCGCGCGGCTGGAGGCCGGGCGCGTCGAGGTCCATCGCCGGCCGGTCGACGTCGGCGAGGTGCTCGACGACGTCGTCACGCTCCTGCGCGGCCGCATCACGACCAAGGACCAGGACGTCAACGTCGACGTCGCGGCCGACACGCCGCGCGTCCTGGCCGACGCCACGCGCCTGCGCCAGATGTTGACCAACCTGGTCACCAACGCCCACCTCTACACCGACGACGGCGGGACGCTCACGCTGCGCGCCGGAGCGCACGGGGCGAGCGGTGTCCGGATCGAGGTCGCCGACACCGGCCGCGGCATGACGCCGGCCGAGCTGGAGCACGTCTTCGAGCGCTTCTCGCGCGGGGCGGGCTCGACGGGCACGCCCGGCACCGGGCTCGGGCTGTCGATCGTGAAGTCCTTGGTCGACCTGCACGGCGGCACGATCGACGTCGCCTCAACGCCCGGCGAGGGCACGACGTTCGCCATCACCTTGCCCGCGGCCCCGCAGCCCGGCGTGGTCACGCGGCCCAGCGACGCGCTGCGCGGCCGCCGCGTCCTGGTGATGGACGACGAGCCCGAGACCGCGCGGCTGATCGCCGAGCGCCTGGAGCCGTTCGGCGTGGAGTGCGAGATCGTCCACGACGGCGCGACCGCGCTGGAGCGCCTGCGCGCCGAGGACTTCGACGCGATGACGCTCGACGTCCTGATGCCGGGCGTCTCCGGCTTCGAGGTGCTGCGCGAGCTGCGCGCCGACCCGCGCCTGGCCGAGCTGCCGGTCGTCGTCGTCTCGGTCTTCTCCGGCCGCGAGGCGCTGTCGGGCGAGTGGGTCATCAGCAAGCCGATCGACGCCGAGGAGCTGGCCGACGCGCTCGGCTCCGCGGTCATGGCCGGCCGCGTGCGCGTCCTGGCCGTCGGCCGGCCGGACGTGCGGTCCAACCTGCGCCGCACGCTCGACGAGCTGGCGATCGAGCACGAATGGGCGTCCACGCCGCTGGAGGCCGCGAGGCTCTGCGCGTCACGGCGCTTCGAGGTCGCGCTGGTCGACGCCGGCCTACCCGACGTCGAGGCCGCCATCGCCGGCCTGGACCTGCGCGGGCGGCGCCTGCGGCGCTCGGTCGTCGTGGTCTCGGCCGACGGCGACGGCGTTCCCGGGCTGGCCCGGCTGGACGCCGAGCCGATCCCGGTCGAGGAGGCCGGAGCGGCCGTCTTGGCGCTGTTGCAGCCGACGGCCGCTGCGGACTTGTAG
- a CDS encoding cytochrome c oxidase assembly protein, producing MSAMVASASFTFAPLQLAPAAISAGLYAKRVRTLRGTPRAVPGWRQASFYAGVALIVAVLVSPLSTLSDELFWVHMVEHLIISDAGALLVVLGLTAPVIAPLLRIKLFDRLRVLAHPLVALPLWAIDLYAWHVPALHEAALRHDGIHALEHLCFIFFSANMWMCLLGPLPQPAWFGTAWKAGYIVGVRLFGAILANTLLFGSTFYTAYAPGEAAHGITAKSDQAIAGGIMDIEAPLLTVCLFCWLFLRAARESDERQELLDYASAQGVALTPERAARAVSAGRGGELRARIDRDRGRGRDRD from the coding sequence ATGAGCGCGATGGTCGCGAGCGCGTCGTTCACGTTCGCGCCGCTGCAGCTGGCGCCGGCGGCGATCAGCGCGGGGCTGTACGCCAAGCGGGTGCGGACGCTGCGCGGGACGCCGCGGGCGGTGCCCGGGTGGCGCCAGGCGTCCTTCTACGCCGGCGTCGCGCTGATCGTGGCCGTGCTCGTCTCGCCGCTGTCGACGCTGAGCGACGAGCTGTTCTGGGTGCACATGGTCGAGCACCTGATCATCTCCGACGCGGGCGCGTTGTTGGTGGTGTTGGGCCTGACCGCGCCGGTCATCGCGCCGCTGTTGCGCATCAAGCTGTTCGACCGGCTGCGCGTCCTGGCCCATCCGCTCGTCGCGCTGCCGCTCTGGGCGATCGACCTGTACGCCTGGCACGTCCCGGCGCTGCACGAGGCCGCGCTGCGCCACGACGGCATCCACGCGCTGGAGCACCTGTGCTTCATCTTCTTCAGCGCGAACATGTGGATGTGCCTGCTCGGGCCGCTGCCCCAGCCGGCGTGGTTCGGGACGGCGTGGAAGGCCGGGTACATCGTCGGCGTCCGGCTGTTCGGCGCGATCCTCGCCAACACGCTGCTGTTCGGCAGCACCTTCTACACGGCTTACGCGCCCGGCGAGGCGGCGCACGGCATCACGGCCAAGTCTGACCAGGCGATCGCCGGCGGGATCATGGACATCGAGGCGCCGCTGCTCACGGTCTGCCTGTTCTGCTGGCTGTTCCTGCGCGCGGCGCGCGAGAGCGACGAGCGCCAGGAGCTGCTCGACTACGCGTCGGCCCAGGGCGTCGCGCTGACGCCCGAGCGCGCGGCGCGCGCGGTCTCAGCGGGACGGGGCGGCGAGCTCCGCGCCCGGATCGACCGGGACCGCGGCCGCGGCCGCGACCGCGACTGA
- a CDS encoding acyl-CoA dehydrogenase family protein: protein MIDFTVPPELTELLGRIKAYISEDVIPAESEIADPDDVLGSWAVVERLRDRARERGIFTPHLPEEYGGVGIGALGMALISQELGTAPLGALGMNCMAPDEGNMHTLLIAGSEEQKDRWLRPLADGAIRSCFAMTEPDVASSDPTNLETTAARSDDGTGYVINGRKWCITGAIGAAFSIVVAKTGDDEARGHRNYSLILVPTDTPGWAVERDPEWMGSHSPGGHPIITLTDVRVPASNLLGAEGEGFVIAQKRLAGGRLAHAMRWIGMSQRALDLATARLLERRAFGKELARHQMLQAMIADSAMDLYASRLMVLHTAWKLEHGLPHRQEVAMTKTFVSEAFGRIADRAVQIHGAAGIALDLPVGRIYQDARAARIYDGASEVHRMTIARELLKLAMSGESTKAATGDLA, encoded by the coding sequence GTGATCGACTTCACCGTGCCGCCGGAGCTCACCGAGCTCCTGGGCCGGATCAAGGCCTACATCTCGGAGGACGTCATCCCGGCCGAGTCCGAGATCGCCGACCCCGACGACGTGCTGGGCTCGTGGGCGGTCGTCGAGCGGCTGCGCGACCGGGCGCGCGAGCGCGGGATCTTCACCCCGCACCTGCCCGAGGAGTACGGCGGAGTGGGCATCGGCGCGCTGGGCATGGCCCTGATCTCGCAGGAGCTGGGCACCGCGCCGCTCGGCGCGCTGGGCATGAACTGCATGGCGCCCGACGAGGGCAACATGCACACCCTGCTCATCGCGGGCAGCGAGGAGCAGAAGGACCGCTGGCTGCGCCCGCTGGCCGACGGCGCGATCCGCTCGTGCTTCGCGATGACCGAGCCGGACGTCGCCTCCAGCGACCCCACGAACCTGGAGACGACGGCCGCCCGGTCCGACGACGGGACCGGGTACGTCATCAACGGCCGCAAGTGGTGCATCACCGGGGCGATCGGCGCGGCGTTCAGCATCGTGGTGGCCAAGACGGGCGACGACGAGGCGCGCGGCCATCGCAACTACAGCCTCATCCTCGTCCCGACCGACACGCCCGGCTGGGCCGTCGAGCGCGACCCGGAGTGGATGGGCAGCCACTCGCCCGGCGGCCATCCGATCATCACGCTGACCGACGTGCGCGTCCCGGCGAGCAACCTGCTCGGCGCCGAGGGCGAGGGCTTCGTCATCGCCCAGAAGCGCCTGGCCGGCGGCCGCCTCGCCCACGCGATGCGCTGGATCGGGATGTCGCAGCGCGCGCTGGACCTGGCGACGGCGCGGCTGCTGGAGCGCAGGGCGTTCGGCAAGGAGCTCGCGCGCCACCAGATGCTCCAGGCGATGATCGCCGACAGCGCGATGGACCTCTACGCCTCGCGGCTGATGGTCCTGCACACGGCCTGGAAGCTGGAGCACGGCCTCCCCCACCGCCAGGAGGTCGCGATGACCAAGACCTTCGTGTCGGAGGCCTTCGGCCGCATCGCCGACCGCGCCGTGCAGATCCACGGCGCCGCCGGCATCGCGCTCGACCTGCCGGTCGGCCGCATTTACCAGGACGCGCGCGCGGCGCGCATCTACGACGGCGCCTCGGAGGTGCACCGCATGACGATCGCCCGCGAGCTGCTCAAGCTGGCGATGTCCGGCGAGTCCACGAAGGCCGCGACCGGAGACCTCGCGTAG
- a CDS encoding HAD family hydrolase: MASDHTGLLLDESRSGHGGAAAHQGLLLDWGGVMTTNLFAAFGAFCATEGVAPDLLREAFRHDEETRDALIAFEEGRMNDDLFASHLAKALGLPHERADGLIDRMMAGATVEPAMVDMVRHARAADVRVAMVSNSWGELRYPAELVAELFDATVVSGHEGFRKPDTRMYRLGAERLGLAPEACVMVDDLPFNLEPAAALGMATVLHHDPEATIGRLQVHLGVPLR; the protein is encoded by the coding sequence GTGGCGAGTGACCACACCGGCCTGCTCCTCGACGAGTCGAGGAGCGGCCACGGCGGCGCAGCCGCCCACCAGGGCCTGCTCCTCGACTGGGGCGGGGTCATGACCACCAACCTGTTCGCGGCGTTCGGCGCGTTCTGCGCGACCGAGGGCGTGGCGCCCGACCTGCTGCGCGAGGCGTTCCGCCACGACGAGGAGACGCGTGACGCGCTGATCGCCTTCGAGGAGGGCCGGATGAACGACGACCTGTTCGCCAGCCACCTCGCCAAGGCGCTCGGACTGCCGCACGAGCGCGCCGACGGCCTGATCGACCGCATGATGGCCGGCGCGACCGTCGAGCCCGCCATGGTGGACATGGTCAGGCACGCGCGCGCGGCGGACGTCCGCGTCGCGATGGTCTCCAACTCCTGGGGCGAGCTGCGCTACCCGGCCGAGCTGGTCGCCGAGCTCTTCGACGCGACCGTCGTCTCCGGCCACGAGGGCTTCCGCAAGCCGGACACGCGCATGTACCGGCTCGGCGCCGAGCGCCTCGGCCTGGCGCCGGAGGCCTGCGTGATGGTCGACGACCTCCCGTTCAACCTCGAGCCGGCCGCGGCGCTGGGCATGGCGACCGTCCTGCACCACGACCCGGAGGCGACGATCGGCCGCCTTCAGGTGCACTTGGGCGTCCCGCTGCGGTGA
- a CDS encoding RNA polymerase sigma factor — MADDAERARRAIDAVWRIESPRLIAGLARMTRDVGRAEDLAQDALVAALERWPRDGVPDNPGAWLMATAKRRAIDQFRRAANLERKQEELAFDVGLAMALQGDIVAASVEDEIGDGLLALIFTCCHPVLGPQARIALTLRMLGGLRTDEIARAFLTSEATVQQRVVRAKRTLAESGVGFAIPEGDELAPRLASVLEVVYLIFNEGYAATAGDDWLRPDLCFDALRLARILASLEPREPEVHGLLSLLELQASRLRARTAAGGAPILLLDQDRARWDRLLVTRGLASLDTALGLPAPAGPYTLQAAIAACHARARTAAETDWVKIAALYEALARIAPSPVLEVNRAVAVGFAFGPLSGLRVIDAVIAADVLKDYHLVLSVRGDLLCKLGRYPEAHADFTRAAGMTRNARERELMLERAAAARWGGGGASPS, encoded by the coding sequence GTGGCTGACGACGCCGAGCGCGCCCGGCGGGCGATCGACGCGGTCTGGCGCATCGAGTCGCCGCGGCTGATCGCCGGCCTCGCGCGGATGACGCGCGACGTCGGCCGCGCCGAAGACCTCGCGCAGGACGCGCTGGTCGCGGCGCTGGAGCGCTGGCCGCGCGACGGCGTGCCCGACAACCCGGGCGCCTGGTTGATGGCGACGGCCAAGCGCCGCGCCATCGACCAGTTCCGCCGGGCGGCCAACCTCGAGCGCAAGCAGGAGGAGCTGGCCTTCGACGTCGGGCTCGCGATGGCGCTGCAGGGCGACATCGTGGCCGCGTCGGTCGAGGACGAGATCGGCGACGGCCTGCTGGCGCTGATCTTCACCTGCTGCCATCCGGTGCTCGGACCGCAGGCGCGGATCGCGCTGACGCTGCGGATGCTCGGCGGGCTGAGGACCGACGAGATCGCGCGCGCGTTCCTGACCAGCGAGGCGACGGTCCAGCAGCGCGTCGTGCGCGCCAAGCGCACGCTGGCGGAGTCCGGCGTCGGGTTCGCGATCCCGGAAGGCGACGAGCTGGCGCCGCGGCTGGCCTCCGTCCTGGAGGTCGTCTACCTCATCTTCAACGAGGGCTACGCGGCGACGGCGGGCGACGACTGGCTGCGGCCGGACCTGTGCTTCGACGCGCTGCGCCTGGCCCGGATCCTGGCGTCGCTCGAGCCGCGCGAGCCCGAGGTCCACGGGTTGTTGTCGCTGTTGGAGCTGCAGGCCTCGCGGCTCCGCGCGCGGACCGCGGCCGGCGGCGCCCCGATCCTGCTGCTCGACCAGGACCGCGCCCGCTGGGACCGGCTGCTGGTCACGCGCGGGCTCGCGTCGCTGGACACCGCGCTGGGCCTGCCGGCGCCGGCCGGGCCGTACACGCTGCAGGCGGCGATCGCCGCGTGCCACGCGCGGGCGCGCACGGCGGCGGAGACCGACTGGGTCAAGATCGCCGCGCTCTACGAGGCGCTGGCGCGGATCGCGCCGTCGCCCGTGCTGGAGGTCAACCGCGCGGTCGCGGTCGGCTTCGCGTTCGGCCCGCTGTCGGGGCTGCGCGTCATCGACGCGGTCATCGCGGCGGACGTGCTGAAGGACTACCACCTGGTCCTGAGCGTGCGCGGCGACCTGCTGTGCAAGCTGGGCCGCTACCCCGAGGCGCACGCGGACTTCACGCGGGCGGCGGGGATGACGCGCAACGCCCGTGAGCGCGAGCTGATGCTGGAGCGCGCCGCCGCCGCGCGCTGGGGCGGCGGCGGCGCATCCCCGAGCTGA
- a CDS encoding response regulator, whose amino-acid sequence MRSVLIVDDDPFIRKLVSTTLEDVAGFQLHEAANGVEAVERANEVHPELVFLDIDMPRMDGIEACRLIRAQDNGAAKATIVMLTAAGAQENETRARTAGADLFLTKPFSPLDLLRLVDELG is encoded by the coding sequence ATGCGTAGCGTCCTGATCGTCGACGACGACCCGTTCATCCGGAAGCTCGTCTCGACGACCTTGGAGGACGTCGCCGGCTTCCAGCTGCACGAGGCCGCCAACGGCGTCGAGGCCGTCGAGCGCGCCAACGAGGTCCATCCCGAGCTCGTGTTCCTCGACATCGACATGCCGCGCATGGACGGCATCGAGGCGTGCCGCCTGATCCGCGCGCAGGACAACGGCGCCGCCAAGGCGACGATCGTGATGCTGACCGCCGCCGGCGCGCAGGAGAACGAGACGCGCGCCCGCACCGCCGGCGCCGACCTCTTCCTCACCAAGCCGTTCAGCCCGCTCGACCTGCTGCGGCTCGTCGACGAGCTCGGTTGA
- a CDS encoding phosphotransferase family protein, with product MPHEIAPDDVVRTHAEGEGNDRPPLLVIEPLLSFLDEHGLGAGEPTISPIGDGHSNATYLFERGGARFVLRRPPRPPIPPSANDMLREARVLRGLEGRARVPRVLAVNDDASVIGAPFYVMELVEGFVVTTAMPAVLDTPEERRRTAHDLIDAMVEVHGVDWRAAGLEGFGKPDGYLERQLRRFLGLWDHNKTREIPAVEVVGAWLKQNLPTSPPATVVHGDYRLGNVLLEPAAPARIAAILDWEMSTIGDPLADLGYFCTLYVERDDPSLGKFELSKVTRGEGWPTRAELVARYEERSGRSMSDIRWYRTLALWKSIVFMEGNFKRASAGMSDDPYLKSFGDGVVGLAERAEALTRGE from the coding sequence ATGCCCCACGAGATCGCACCCGACGACGTCGTCCGCACCCACGCCGAGGGCGAGGGCAACGACCGCCCGCCGCTGCTCGTGATCGAGCCGTTGTTGTCGTTCTTGGACGAGCACGGGCTCGGCGCCGGCGAGCCGACGATCAGCCCGATCGGCGACGGCCACTCCAACGCCACGTACCTGTTCGAGCGCGGCGGCGCGCGCTTCGTGCTGCGCCGCCCGCCGCGGCCGCCGATCCCGCCGTCGGCCAACGACATGCTGCGCGAGGCGCGCGTCCTGCGCGGGCTCGAGGGCCGCGCGCGCGTCCCGAGGGTCCTGGCCGTCAACGACGACGCGTCGGTGATCGGCGCGCCGTTCTACGTGATGGAGCTGGTCGAGGGCTTCGTCGTCACGACCGCGATGCCGGCCGTGCTCGACACGCCCGAGGAGCGGCGGCGCACGGCGCACGACCTGATCGACGCGATGGTCGAGGTGCACGGCGTCGACTGGCGCGCGGCCGGGCTGGAGGGCTTCGGCAAGCCCGACGGCTACCTCGAGCGCCAGCTGCGCCGCTTCCTCGGGCTCTGGGACCACAACAAGACGCGCGAGATCCCGGCCGTCGAGGTCGTCGGCGCGTGGCTGAAGCAGAACCTCCCGACGTCGCCGCCCGCGACCGTCGTCCACGGCGACTACCGCCTCGGCAACGTGCTGCTGGAGCCGGCCGCGCCGGCGCGCATCGCCGCGATCCTCGACTGGGAGATGTCGACGATCGGCGACCCGCTCGCCGACCTGGGGTACTTCTGCACGCTCTACGTCGAGCGCGACGACCCGTCGCTCGGCAAGTTCGAGCTGTCCAAGGTCACGCGCGGGGAGGGCTGGCCGACGCGCGCCGAGCTCGTCGCGCGCTACGAAGAGCGGTCCGGGCGCTCGATGTCAGACATCCGCTGGTACCGGACGCTGGCGCTGTGGAAGTCGATCGTGTTCATGGAGGGCAACTTCAAGCGCGCGTCGGCCGGCATGAGCGACGACCCGTACCTGAAGTCCTTCGGCGACGGCGTCGTCGGCCTGGCCGAGCGGGCGGAGGCGCTCACCCGTGGCGAGTGA
- a CDS encoding EamA family transporter, with the protein MAIALALAAAASWGLSDFLAGLASRRVSVPVVLLLVEGGGLVVIVAITLLSGAAFFDSSRDFWSAIAGGLSGVLGLGCFYRALAIGTMSVVAPISSAGVALPVVVGIATGNRPSALTAVGLAAIVAGVVLASREEHADAASAEAGRTALLLALLSAVGFGGFFALTDAPSDASVPWTLVCARSAALPFVAAVIAYNRPAWPARRLGLGIAAVGCIDLAATALIAIANTKGDLSVVSVLGGMYPVATVLLAAVVLHERVRAPQVVGIVLALGGVALVAAG; encoded by the coding sequence ATGGCCATCGCCCTCGCTCTCGCCGCCGCGGCGTCCTGGGGTCTGTCGGACTTCCTCGCCGGGCTCGCCAGCCGCAGGGTTAGCGTCCCGGTCGTCCTGCTGCTCGTCGAGGGCGGCGGGCTGGTGGTCATCGTCGCGATCACGCTGCTCTCGGGCGCCGCGTTCTTCGACAGCTCGCGGGACTTCTGGTCGGCGATCGCCGGCGGGTTGAGCGGCGTCCTCGGCCTCGGCTGCTTCTACCGCGCGCTGGCGATCGGGACGATGAGCGTGGTCGCCCCGATCTCCTCGGCGGGCGTGGCGCTGCCGGTCGTGGTCGGGATCGCCACCGGCAACCGGCCGTCGGCGCTCACGGCCGTCGGGCTCGCGGCGATCGTCGCCGGCGTGGTGCTCGCCTCGCGCGAGGAGCACGCGGACGCCGCGTCGGCGGAGGCGGGGCGGACGGCGCTGCTGCTCGCGCTGCTGAGCGCCGTCGGCTTCGGCGGGTTCTTCGCGCTGACCGACGCGCCGTCGGACGCGTCGGTGCCGTGGACGCTGGTGTGCGCGCGCTCGGCGGCGCTGCCGTTCGTCGCGGCCGTCATCGCCTACAACAGGCCGGCGTGGCCGGCGCGGCGCCTCGGCCTCGGGATCGCCGCGGTCGGCTGCATCGACCTGGCCGCGACCGCGCTGATCGCCATCGCCAACACCAAGGGCGACCTCAGCGTCGTCTCGGTGCTCGGCGGGATGTACCCGGTCGCGACCGTGCTGCTGGCCGCGGTGGTGCTGCACGAGCGGGTGCGCGCGCCGCAGGTCGTCGGGATCGTGCTGGCGCTCGGCGGCGTGGCGCTGGTGGCGGCGGGATGA
- a CDS encoding YciI family protein translates to MRFMMFIKVEPGDENFEPTEADVAPMMRYNEELTQAGVLLALDGLQPPSKGATITFGADGKADVVDGPFAEAKEVVGGYWIIQTKSKEEAVEWATRVPAEPGTKIELRQIFEMSDFPAELQDAAGELSATPPEQTSDL, encoded by the coding sequence ATGCGCTTCATGATGTTCATCAAGGTCGAGCCCGGCGACGAGAACTTCGAGCCGACCGAGGCCGACGTCGCGCCGATGATGCGGTACAACGAGGAGCTGACGCAGGCGGGCGTGCTGCTCGCCCTCGACGGCCTGCAGCCGCCGTCCAAGGGCGCCACGATCACGTTCGGCGCCGACGGCAAGGCCGACGTCGTCGACGGGCCGTTCGCCGAGGCCAAGGAGGTCGTCGGCGGCTACTGGATCATCCAGACCAAGTCCAAGGAGGAGGCGGTCGAGTGGGCGACGCGCGTCCCCGCGGAGCCGGGCACGAAGATCGAGCTGCGCCAGATCTTCGAGATGTCGGACTTCCCGGCCGAGCTCCAGGACGCGGCCGGCGAGCTGTCGGCGACGCCGCCTGAGCAGACGTCCGACCTGTAG